The proteins below come from a single Cervus elaphus chromosome 4, mCerEla1.1, whole genome shotgun sequence genomic window:
- the LOC122691467 gene encoding cytochrome b-c1 complex subunit Rieske, mitochondrial: MLSVAARSGPFAPVLSATSRGVAGALRPLVQAAVPATSQSPVLDLKRSVLCRESLRGQAAGRPLVASVGLNVPASVRYSHTDIKVPDFSDYRRPEVLDSTKSSKESSEARKGFSYLITATTTVGVAYAAKNVVSQFVSSMSASADVLAMSKIEIKLSDIPEGKNMAFKWRGKPLFVRHRTKKEIDQEAAVEVSQLRDPQHDLERVKKPEWVILIGVCTHLGCVPIANAGDFGGYYCPCHGSHYDASGRIRKGPAPLNLEVPSYEFTSDDMVIVG, from the exons ATGTTGTCGGTCGCCGCCCGCTCGGGCCCGTTCGCCCCTGTTCTGTCGGCCACGTCCCGCGGGGTGGCGGGCGCTCTGCGGCCCTTGGTACAGGCCGCGGTGCCCGCCACCTCGCAGTCGCCTGTGCTGGACTTGAAGCGCTCCGTCCTGTGCCGGGAGTCGCTCAGAGGCCAGGCCGCGGGCCGGCCTTTGGTCGCTTCCGTTGGCCTCAATG TCCCTGCTTCTGTTCGTTATTCCCATACAGACATCAAAGTGCCTGACTTCTCTGACTATCGTCGCCCTGAAGTGTTAGACAGTACAAAGTCTTCAAAAGAGAGCAGTGAGGCTCGAAAAGGTTTTTCCTATTTGATAACTGCAACAACTACTGTGGGTGTTGCATATGCTGCCAAGAATGTCGtctctcagtttgtttccagCATGAGTGCTTCTGCTGATGTGTTGGCCATGTCGAAAATTGAAATCAAGTTATCCGATATTCCAGAGGGGAAGAACATGGCTTTCAAATGGAGAGGCAAACCCCTGTTCGTGCGCCATCGAACCAAGAAGGAAATTGACCAGGAAGCTGCCGTTGAAGTGTCCCAGTTGAGGGACCCACAGCATGACTTAGAGCGAGTAAAGAAACCTGAATGGGTTATCCTGATAGGTGTTTGCACTCATCTTGGTTGTGTACCCATTGCAAATGCGGGAGATTTTGGTGGTTATTACTGCCCTTGCCATGGGTCACACTATGATGCGTCTGGCAGGATCAGGAAGGGGCCTGCACCTCTCAACCTTGAAGTTCCCTCATATGAGTTCACCAGTGATGATATGGTGATTGTTGGTTAG